AACTTCTGAATCATGGAAGCCATTCGTACTGCGCGATTTAGCGCTTCAGTCCGGGTGCCACCCTGGCCTGCGGCTAGCCGAGTCAGAGCCTCGTTGGTGACGAAAGTGAGATTGAAGGTGACCTTAACAAGCCGAGGTCTTGGCTCACTCATCGGCGCGAGCATATTTCTCGACTCCTCGATTCTGGGTGGCGCACAGTGAAGCTCACGAGAGCCTAGCCCCTAAGTGGTGCTACATGGATCGGTGTGACCGTAAAGGTAGAGGCATCGCCCCTGAGTGGGAATGATGGTGCCGCAATAGACGGGGTGCTGATTGAGTTGATCGTCTTCGAGACTAACGGCGGTGTCGGTCGAATCGAATTCCGGAATGAAGGTGAGGAAATCTGCGAGCCTTTCGGCCACTCCGAGCGCGGTCCCGAGCGTGGGGGCCTTGAAAGGGATGTGGATGACGAATCGCGAGTCGGGCTGTGACAGGTCCACGAGCGGTAGTGGGCGCTGGGTCGCGGTTGGCGTGATTGAGTTCCTTGGTGGCGGACCGCTTGCATAGCGTGCATCAGTCACGTTCTGGCTCCTTGGCGTCGTTGCGGTCGGGGTGCGGGTGCCGGCGGGGGACCTGACCCGCACCCCGACTGGTGCTGTCGTACGCACCTGCCCTCGCGGCCCTTGCGGCGAGCACGAGAGCAGGGCCGTTGTCGTACGACGTTGGGTAGTCAACCGGCGACGGCTCGTACGTCGCGCCTGCCCTGGCAGACCCCTCGCGAACGTCTAGGGCCTTCGCGAAACGTCCTGTGACGGCCTTGCGACGTCCCGTCGGGGGAACGTCCAATAGAGATATGAATGAACGTCTGCGGACGGTAATGGTGCGACGGGGCGTCGCGGTTGAGGACTTGGCCGGTGAGTGCGGCGTCGATCCGAAGACAGTCGAGCGGTGGATCAGCCTGGGCCGAGTGCCACACCGACGGCATCGGTGGACGACGGCGCGGCGACTGGGTGCGGAAGAGGCGTACCTCTGGCCTGACGTGCTCGCTTCGGTTGCTGCCAAGCGGGGCGAGGCGAGCAGGGCAGAGCTGATCGAGGTGTTTCCGGATCGGGCGTCGGTTCCGCGTGAGACGTGGCTACGGCTGTTGACCGAGGCGCAGGAACGGGTGGACGTGCTGGTCTTCTCCGGGACCTTCTTCGCGCAGATACAGCCGCGCGTCGCCCGGATGCTCGCTGATCGTCTGTCGGCCGGTGTGCAGGTGCGGCTCTGCTTCGGCGACCCGAACAGCGATGCGGTGACGGTCCGGGACCGGGAGGAGTGCCTAGGCGGCACGCTCGCTGCGAAGATCCGGGCGTCGCTGACGTACTACCGGGACATCGCGGGGATGGACGGCTGCGAAATCCGGTTGCACCCGACCACCCTCTACAACAGCCTGTTCCGGTACGACGACGAGATCCTGACGAACCCGCACGCGTACGGTGAGGCGGCCAGCGCCAATCCGACGTTCCATCTCCGTAAGGTCGATGGTGGCAGCCTGTTTGATCACTACGTGAGTAGCTTCGAGCGGGTGTGGGCTACCGCGATGCCGTGGCTGGGTACGGAGGTCTGAGCGTGGGACGTGTCGAGTACTGGAACGACCCGAACGCACCGAAGGCA
The Micromonospora pisi DNA segment above includes these coding regions:
- a CDS encoding XRE family transcriptional regulator; protein product: MPHRRHRWTTARRLGAEEAYLWPDVLASVAAKRGEASRAELIEVFPDRASVPRETWLRLLTEAQERVDVLVFSGTFFAQIQPRVARMLADRLSAGVQVRLCFGDPNSDAVTVRDREECLGGTLAAKIRASLTYYRDIAGMDGCEIRLHPTTLYNSLFRYDDEILTNPHAYGEAASANPTFHLRKVDGGSLFDHYVSSFERVWATAMPWLGTEV